The following are encoded together in the Lathyrus oleraceus cultivar Zhongwan6 chromosome 3, CAAS_Psat_ZW6_1.0, whole genome shotgun sequence genome:
- the LOC127126824 gene encoding protein DETOXIFICATION 3, whose protein sequence is MTMNEAMEEGSDNKWEWRRTKTTLMAELKKMSSIAAPMVATTVLQYLLQVVSVMMVGHLNQLSLSSVAIATSLTNVSGFSILSGMAGGLETLCGQAYGAGQFEKFGMYTQTAVISLAMVCAPITIIWIFMDKILILIGQDTTISMEARTYALWLIPALFASAILKPLTRFFQTQSLIFPMIISSFLVLCFHVVTCWALVFKLGLGHIGAAISFSLGTWLNVLILLCFAKYSYACEKTRVSFSTKAFLGIREFFGLAVPSAAMVCLKWWACELLVLLAGLFQDPKLETSVLSICLTVSTLHFTISYGLGAAISTRVSNELGAGNPKAVRFSVCTATFLAIAEALTVTAILLGCRNILGYAYTNDGMVVHYVAVMTPLLCASIFTDSLQAVLSGVARGSGWQHVGAYVNLGAFYLVGVPIGVVLGFVAPFRAKGLWIGIVAGSIVQTVFLFIITALTNWKKQAMMARDRIFDDTSSDECITDQKTSV, encoded by the exons ATGACCATGAACGAAGCTATGGAAGAAGGTTCAGATAATAAGTGGGAATGGAGAAGAACAAAAACAACGTTAATGGCGGAACTGAAGAAGATGAGTAGTATAGCAGCACCAATGGTGGCAACGACTGTGCTGCAATATCTTCTGCAAGTAGTTTCAGTGATGATGGTTGGACATCTTAATCAGCTCTCTCTTTCAAGCGTTGCTATTGCTACATCTCTCACTAATGTTTCTGGCTTTAGTATTCTG TCAGGGATGGCTGGTGGTTTAGAAACTTTATGTGGGCAAGCTTACGGAGCAGGACAGTTTGAAAAATTTGGAATGTACACACAAACTGCCGTAATATCCCTTGCCATGGTTTGTGCACCAATAACTATCATATGGATTTTCATGGACAAAATCTTAATTCTCATAGGCCAAGACACCACAATCTCCATGGAAGCTCGAACATATGCACTTTGGTTAATACCTGCACTGTTTGCCTCTGCCATTCTCAAACCTCTAACACGTTTTTTCCAAACACAAAGTTTAATTTTCCCAATGATTATTAGCTCCTTTCTAGTTTTGTGCTTCCATGTAGTTACTTGTTGGGCATTAGTATTTAAATTAGGGTTAGGACATATTGGTGCTGCAATTTCCTTCAGCCTAGGAACTTGGTTGAACGTGTTGATACTTTTGTGTTTTGCCAAATATTCATACGCTTGTGAGAAAACACGTGTGTCGTTTTCCACAAAGGCTTTCCTTGGTATTAGAGAGTTTTTTGGTCTTGCTGTTCCTTCTGCAGCTATGGTCTG TCTCAAATGGTGGGCATGCGAGTTGCTTGTTTTGCTAGCTGGACTCTTTCAAGATCCGAAGTTGGAGACATCGGTTCTTTCCATATG TTTGACAGTATCTACATTGCACTTCACTATATCCTACGGCCTTGGCGCTGCTATTAG CACCCGAGTTTCAAATGAATTAGGAGCTGGAAATCCAAAAGCGGTTCGTTTTTCAGTTTGTACAGCAACGTTCCTTGCAATCGCAGAGGCTCTTACTGTAACCGCAATCCTATTAGGTTGCAGAAATATCTTAGGTTATGCTTATACCAATGATGGTATGGTTGTTCATTATGTGGCTGTTATGACCCCTTTGTTATGTGCATCGATTTTTACCGATAGTTTGCAAGCAGTTCTTTCAG GAGTTGCTAGAGGAAGTGGGTGGCAACATGTTGGAGCCTATGTGAATCTTGGAGCTTTTTATCTGGTAGGAGTTCCTATTGGTGTAGTGTTAGGCTTTGTGGCACCTTTCAGAGCAAAGGGCCTTTGGATTGGAATAGTTGCTGGCTCAATTGTCCAAACAGTTTTCCTTTTCATTATTACTGCTCTTACAAATTGGAAAAAACAG GCAATGATGGCTAGAGATAGAATATTTGATGACACTTCTTCTGATGAATGTATAACAGATCAGAAGACCAGTGTATAA